From the genome of Winogradskyella forsetii, one region includes:
- a CDS encoding Na(+)-translocating NADH-quinone reductase subunit F, with protein sequence MSKPLTPQEIHNLAMNHVGKDLEARGFEFVAINSKLKRNPQFVCIDKNSQYYFVVVRAVILPENPNNYDVVWMELFKKHAYEKDAKVLFAGVGLGNPEGENRPIYLNEEYLIEYNGIQVIEMNLN encoded by the coding sequence ATGAGCAAACCCCTAACACCTCAAGAAATCCATAACCTTGCCATGAACCATGTTGGTAAGGATTTAGAAGCACGTGGTTTTGAGTTTGTTGCCATTAATAGCAAACTAAAGCGCAATCCACAGTTTGTATGTATTGATAAGAATAGTCAGTATTATTTTGTGGTTGTTAGAGCGGTGATTCTGCCCGAAAATCCAAATAATTATGATGTGGTTTGGATGGAACTCTTCAAAAAGCATGCTTACGAAAAAGATGCCAAAGTGTTGTTTGCAGGAGTTGGATTGGGGAACCCAGAAGGCGAAAATAGACCGATTTATTTGAATGAAGAATATCTTATCGAGTATAACGGAATTCAGGTTATAGAAATGAATTTGAATTAG
- a CDS encoding lipocalin-like domain-containing protein, protein MKTFKFISICALAILSFNCSKNDDNSETSINDLETLILGNWKLESRTLNGEAVELDCLNGLSNIVSFDDPVFSFDVDFNDGNGCADVPYNGNYSIDENRIVINTPFSDDPSIWTILNIDETSFQRISTSLDDDVTINTYQRF, encoded by the coding sequence ATGAAAACTTTTAAATTTATTTCCATTTGTGCACTAGCTATCTTATCTTTTAATTGCTCAAAAAATGATGATAATTCTGAGACATCTATTAATGATTTAGAAACCCTAATTCTTGGTAATTGGAAACTTGAATCCAGAACTTTGAATGGTGAAGCTGTAGAATTAGATTGTCTAAATGGTCTTAGCAACATTGTTTCTTTTGATGACCCTGTATTTTCATTTGATGTTGATTTCAATGACGGAAATGGTTGTGCAGATGTCCCCTATAACGGAAACTACAGCATTGACGAAAATAGGATTGTAATCAACACCCCTTTTAGTGACGACCCTTCTATTTGGACAATCTTGAATATTGATGAAACTTCATTTCAAAGGATTTCTACATCTTTAGATGATGATGTCACTATAAATACTTATCAGAGGTTTTAG
- a CDS encoding nuclear transport factor 2 family protein, giving the protein MKKIVIVALMLSMFISNAQKKNGTVYIEHPAIEAVEAFVDASVAGDKEKMATYLTEDFKAYNGTSNRKNDEGMDKEAFLNNQMTYFNQLDYYDRATYPGAYPDAIEYKKDNENDEVWVQTWDVLKGVQKDTGVKIDAAAHRLYTLTKDNKIKMIISYGNDTVLNEIRSSFTVRKNGTIYNHHDNINTIRKAMYAFENADIEKCLSYYSEDATFYDINTTFGKSSTKSETRANWKQFLDTFEIESIEMIGYPDYLEYEMGNGREVLSWWNFLLIRKSDKKKLEVPFHLSNSFDADGKIVSEMEYYSQTLLTAK; this is encoded by the coding sequence ATGAAAAAAATAGTAATTGTAGCCTTGATGCTAAGTATGTTCATTAGCAACGCACAAAAAAAGAATGGCACCGTTTACATTGAGCATCCTGCTATCGAAGCCGTTGAGGCATTTGTTGACGCATCTGTTGCAGGAGATAAAGAGAAAATGGCGACCTATCTAACAGAGGATTTTAAGGCCTATAATGGGACTTCAAATCGTAAAAATGATGAAGGCATGGACAAGGAAGCCTTTCTCAACAATCAAATGACGTATTTCAACCAGCTCGATTATTATGACAGAGCTACTTATCCAGGTGCCTATCCTGATGCCATTGAATACAAAAAAGACAATGAAAATGACGAGGTATGGGTTCAGACTTGGGATGTATTAAAAGGTGTACAGAAAGACACAGGTGTAAAAATCGATGCCGCTGCCCATCGTTTATATACATTAACCAAAGACAATAAAATAAAAATGATCATCAGTTATGGGAACGATACTGTTCTCAATGAAATCAGGTCTAGTTTTACAGTTCGTAAAAATGGCACCATCTATAATCACCACGATAATATTAACACCATAAGAAAAGCCATGTATGCTTTTGAGAATGCGGATATTGAGAAATGTCTCAGTTATTATAGTGAAGATGCTACGTTTTACGATATCAATACAACATTTGGTAAATCGAGCACTAAATCGGAGACAAGAGCCAATTGGAAACAATTTTTAGACACGTTTGAAATTGAAAGTATTGAAATGATAGGCTATCCAGATTATCTAGAATATGAAATGGGCAATGGTCGTGAGGTGCTCTCTTGGTGGAATTTCCTTTTAATCCGCAAATCTGATAAAAAGAAACTTGAAGTACCATTTCATCTTAGTAACAGCTTTGATGCAGATGGAAAAATTGTTTCCGAAATGGAATATTATAGCCAAACGTTGTTAACTGCTAAATAA
- a CDS encoding FAD:protein FMN transferase, translated as MKKSLILLIAVIAFLSCQKEPKNIKLSGPVFGTAYNIQFYSEDDTNYQKQFDSLFNVINASMSTYIPDSKISKINRGEAVDIDDHFIRVFETSKAVYRTTEGVFDPTIGAVVNAWDFGPEGKITNIDSTAIDSLMKTVGFNRMGLKNNKIVKRGQSYLDFNAIAKGYAVDVIGEFLESKNSQDYLVEIGGEIRARGINLEKKSEWKVGIDDPNFDGEQSYSKVISLKDKSMATSGTYRKFKIDQNGNRYAHIIDTKTGYPSKTNILSVSVIAEDCMTADAYATAFQAMGIEKVSSFLERHPELKVYFIYEDKNKSLKTSSLNGFPN; from the coding sequence ATGAAAAAATCTTTAATTTTATTAATTGCTGTAATTGCTTTTTTATCCTGCCAGAAAGAACCAAAAAACATCAAATTATCTGGTCCAGTTTTCGGTACGGCTTACAATATTCAATTCTATTCAGAAGACGATACTAACTATCAAAAACAATTCGATAGCCTTTTTAATGTGATTAACGCGTCCATGTCAACCTACATTCCAGATTCAAAAATCTCGAAAATCAACAGAGGCGAAGCTGTTGATATAGATGATCATTTTATTAGAGTATTTGAAACCTCTAAAGCCGTTTACAGAACAACCGAAGGTGTTTTTGATCCAACTATTGGAGCTGTGGTAAACGCATGGGATTTTGGGCCAGAAGGGAAAATTACCAATATAGATAGTACCGCAATTGATAGTCTGATGAAAACGGTAGGGTTTAATAGAATGGGATTAAAAAATAACAAAATTGTAAAGCGCGGACAGTCCTATTTAGATTTTAATGCCATAGCAAAAGGTTATGCCGTTGATGTTATTGGCGAATTTTTAGAAAGTAAAAATAGCCAAGACTATTTAGTAGAAATAGGAGGGGAAATTAGAGCCAGAGGCATTAATCTTGAAAAAAAATCGGAATGGAAAGTTGGAATCGATGATCCCAATTTTGATGGCGAACAATCCTATTCTAAAGTGATTAGTTTAAAAGACAAAAGTATGGCAACCTCTGGTACCTACAGAAAATTTAAAATTGACCAAAATGGAAATCGCTATGCGCATATCATAGATACAAAAACAGGTTATCCTTCTAAAACCAATATTTTGAGTGTTTCAGTTATTGCAGAAGACTGTATGACGGCAGATGCTTATGCTACGGCTTTTCAGGCCATGGGAATCGAGAAGGTTTCCAGTTTTTTAGAAAGACATCCAGAATTAAAAGTTTATTTTATCTATGAGGATAAAAATAAGTCGTTAAAAACCAGTAGTTTAAATGGTTTTCCAAATTAG
- a CDS encoding NAD-dependent epimerase/dehydratase family protein: MKKVGIIGGSGFIGSHITKVFLEQNFEVKSSTTNISNEKKYQHLMALEKSENLHICELNVLDKQQLKQFVSDCDIVVHSGTPFQLDFEDAKTELFDPTIKGTENFLDIINNTTSIKKVVILASVAAFNTNFPLPAGGKSAFERFNENDTPFISEESHPYAQAKFMANETVNAFIENHPDLDSEIVSVSPVMVMGKSLSSREDSTSTGIQFLFKNKIAPNPFIQMFYDEDINMAIVNVKDVAAAVYKAAIIKGIHGKNYLLSSETYPVSDVSLMLNNKPPRHAPKVIYQNQLAKQELGVSFQSVENTLKEYNT, encoded by the coding sequence ATGAAAAAAGTAGGTATCATAGGTGGATCAGGGTTTATCGGAAGCCATATCACCAAAGTGTTTTTGGAACAAAATTTTGAGGTAAAATCCTCAACAACTAACATTTCCAATGAAAAAAAATATCAACATCTCATGGCATTGGAAAAATCTGAAAACTTGCATATATGTGAACTAAATGTATTGGACAAACAGCAGTTAAAACAGTTTGTTTCAGATTGCGATATTGTAGTCCATAGCGGCACACCTTTTCAACTGGACTTTGAAGATGCCAAAACCGAGTTATTTGATCCCACCATAAAAGGGACCGAGAATTTTCTCGATATTATCAATAATACAACAAGTATAAAAAAGGTCGTTATACTAGCGTCGGTTGCAGCATTCAACACTAATTTCCCTTTACCAGCAGGTGGGAAATCAGCTTTTGAAAGGTTCAATGAAAACGACACGCCTTTTATAAGCGAGGAAAGTCATCCGTATGCCCAAGCCAAATTTATGGCCAATGAAACTGTCAATGCCTTTATAGAAAACCACCCAGATTTAGATTCAGAAATTGTGAGTGTTTCGCCAGTAATGGTTATGGGCAAATCACTTTCAAGCCGAGAAGATTCTACCTCTACAGGCATTCAATTTTTATTCAAGAATAAGATTGCGCCCAATCCATTTATTCAAATGTTTTATGACGAAGATATAAACATGGCAATTGTCAATGTTAAGGACGTTGCCGCTGCAGTTTACAAAGCCGCTATTATTAAAGGTATACATGGAAAAAATTATTTATTGTCCAGTGAAACCTATCCCGTTTCGGATGTGTCGCTGATGTTGAATAACAAACCTCCAAGGCATGCACCCAAAGTGATTTATCAAAACCAATTGGCCAAACAAGAACTTGGAGTTTCTTTTCAATCCGTAGAAAACACCCTGAAGGAATATAATACTTAA
- a CDS encoding class I SAM-dependent methyltransferase: protein MSKKLFKLILNTIPRPILIRLSYLARPILELFLKGNNYTDPIDGKSFRKFLPYGYGKQRPNILSPSTLSLERHRLLWLYLKNETNFFSEHLKVLHFAPEQCFLNRFKRLKNLDYTTTDLLSPIADVKADICDLPFEDNSYDVLLCNHVLEHIPDDTKAMQELYRVMKPDGYGIFQIPQDLNRAETFEDDSITDKKERARIFGQYDHVRIYGRDYFDKLRSIGFKVEEIDYTSILSNEDIDKYRLAKGEIIPVVYKF from the coding sequence GTGTCAAAAAAACTTTTCAAACTAATCCTAAATACCATCCCTAGACCTATATTAATCAGGCTAAGCTATTTGGCGCGTCCTATCCTCGAACTATTCTTAAAAGGAAATAACTATACCGATCCCATCGACGGTAAAAGTTTTAGAAAGTTTTTACCTTATGGTTATGGAAAACAAAGACCAAACATATTATCCCCTTCAACACTCTCATTAGAGCGGCACAGGTTACTTTGGTTATACCTAAAAAATGAAACTAACTTTTTTTCTGAACATCTGAAAGTTCTTCATTTCGCCCCAGAACAATGTTTTTTAAATCGTTTTAAACGGCTTAAAAACCTAGATTACACCACTACAGATTTGTTGTCTCCAATAGCGGATGTCAAAGCAGATATTTGCGACTTGCCTTTCGAAGATAACAGTTATGATGTTCTTCTTTGCAATCATGTATTAGAACATATACCAGATGATACCAAAGCCATGCAAGAATTGTACAGAGTGATGAAACCTGACGGCTATGGTATTTTTCAGATTCCGCAAGATTTGAATCGTGCTGAAACTTTTGAAGATGATAGCATTACTGATAAAAAAGAGCGTGCAAGAATCTTTGGACAATATGACCATGTAAGGATTTATGGTCGTGATTATTTCGATAAGCTTCGTTCCATTGGTTTTAAGGTTGAAGAAATTGATTATACCTCTATACTTTCAAACGAAGACATTGATAAATATCGTTTAGCTAAAGGTGAGATTATTCCTGTGGTTTATAAATTTTAA
- a CDS encoding BT0820 family HAD-type phosphatase: MNFQNRLVVAVDFDGTIVEDAYPKIGKTRIFAFETLKRLQADGHRLILWTYRCGSKLQEAVDFCKENGIEFYAVNASFPEEKFDDTRSRKIHADLFIDDRNIGGILGWGEVYQLITKEEPTIPAPKKKWWPF, from the coding sequence ATGAATTTTCAAAATAGATTAGTAGTAGCCGTAGATTTCGATGGTACCATTGTAGAGGATGCCTATCCAAAAATTGGAAAAACACGTATTTTTGCTTTTGAAACTTTAAAAAGACTCCAAGCAGATGGGCATCGGCTCATTCTATGGACCTACAGATGTGGTTCTAAACTCCAAGAAGCTGTCGATTTTTGTAAAGAAAACGGTATTGAGTTCTATGCTGTAAACGCTAGTTTTCCGGAGGAAAAATTTGATGATACTAGAAGTCGAAAAATCCATGCCGATCTTTTTATTGACGACAGAAATATTGGAGGTATTTTAGGTTGGGGAGAAGTATATCAATTAATTACCAAAGAAGAACCTACTATTCCTGCTCCCAAAAAAAAATGGTGGCCTTTTTAA
- a CDS encoding RidA family protein, translated as MKQRIILKLATLFFPLFIGAFTIQSCDQKSKEASNALEKEITIRDEKPEYFLLRPEVEKAYGYSHAVKIGNSIKVSGAVSMDDEGNPTAVGDLAQQMKNCYADLEKILTHYGCTFNDVVKEDVFTTDMQKFLEAATYRTEIYKNHFPTGSWLGVKELAVPEFMIEIELEVHKSK; from the coding sequence ATGAAACAAAGAATAATATTAAAATTAGCAACCTTATTCTTCCCATTATTTATAGGGGCTTTTACCATACAGAGTTGCGATCAAAAATCGAAAGAAGCATCTAATGCCCTTGAAAAAGAAATCACTATTAGAGATGAAAAACCAGAATACTTTTTGCTACGTCCAGAAGTTGAAAAAGCTTACGGTTATTCGCATGCTGTAAAAATCGGAAATTCCATTAAAGTATCTGGAGCCGTGAGTATGGATGATGAAGGCAACCCAACTGCCGTTGGAGATTTAGCGCAACAAATGAAGAACTGCTATGCCGATTTAGAAAAAATCCTAACGCATTATGGTTGTACTTTCAACGATGTCGTCAAAGAAGATGTATTTACCACAGACATGCAAAAGTTTCTGGAAGCTGCCACTTATAGAACCGAAATCTATAAAAACCATTTCCCAACAGGTTCTTGGCTTGGTGTAAAGGAATTGGCTGTTCCAGAATTTATGATTGAAATTGAGTTGGAAGTACATAAATCAAAATAA
- a CDS encoding nuclear transport factor 2 family protein produces the protein MKKIFFLGLAIVLFTACQTKDKRYTQQSPEIETVKKAIKSYNDKTYDTSIYADSAKTFFNSNSKDNYMSSDETIAYHKANDENYSSRGFTSNDPEYEMVVTDDGDTWVNCWLEWKATMAANGKEITIPIHLTYKFVDGKITRQVGYWDSSEVVLELLAIESAQKVSDSIAE, from the coding sequence ATGAAAAAAATTTTCTTTTTAGGACTTGCAATAGTCCTTTTCACAGCCTGCCAAACAAAAGACAAACGTTACACGCAACAGTCTCCAGAAATTGAAACCGTAAAGAAGGCAATTAAAAGCTATAATGACAAAACTTATGATACAAGCATCTATGCAGATAGTGCTAAAACATTTTTCAACTCAAACTCTAAGGACAACTATATGTCCTCAGATGAAACCATAGCGTATCACAAAGCAAACGATGAAAATTACTCCAGTCGTGGATTTACAAGTAATGATCCCGAATACGAAATGGTTGTAACCGACGACGGAGACACTTGGGTCAATTGTTGGCTGGAATGGAAAGCAACCATGGCTGCAAATGGCAAAGAAATTACAATTCCGATCCATCTCACATACAAATTTGTAGATGGAAAAATAACAAGACAAGTGGGTTATTGGGATTCATCAGAGGTTGTCTTAGAGCTTCTAGCTATTGAGTCGGCGCAGAAGGTTTCAGATTCAATTGCAGAATAA
- a CDS encoding GxxExxY protein: MTNLIYKDEAYKIIGICMEVHNQLGKGFNEVVYADALEIEFIDKGIDYSREKKFAISYKGNILRHKYKADFIIDEKIVLEIKAIDCLVSAHIKQTLNYLAVSKLKLGLLINFGEDSLKYKRIVL; the protein is encoded by the coding sequence TTGACTAATCTAATCTATAAAGACGAAGCCTATAAAATAATTGGAATATGTATGGAAGTCCATAACCAATTAGGTAAAGGATTTAATGAAGTGGTTTATGCCGATGCATTGGAAATTGAATTCATCGATAAGGGTATTGACTATTCGCGAGAGAAAAAGTTTGCTATTAGCTATAAAGGAAATATTTTAAGGCATAAATACAAAGCAGACTTTATAATTGATGAGAAAATTGTTTTAGAAATAAAGGCAATTGATTGTTTAGTATCTGCACATATCAAACAAACATTGAATTACTTGGCAGTTTCAAAATTAAAGCTAGGACTATTAATTAACTTTGGTGAAGATAGTTTAAAATATAAAAGAATCGTTCTTTAA
- a CDS encoding DUF4846 domain-containing protein, with the protein MKKFLLVVLILASFLMLAYQFQPVKKAVQTVAAVVETPSLVNKDSLTISTRVNVPYGYNRVDYAKGSFEEYLRNYKLKPFGSKIINYDNTNYFWQGGHIGILEIPVPKNGLQQCADALIRIRSEYLWDHNRKDEIGFEFTSGHYCSWSKYAEGYRPKINGNKVTFHKSATANHSKDNFYNYLNLIYMYSGTLSLYNELESIAAKDLQLGDMLIKGGSPGHIVMLCDEVVNENGDKLFLLFQGNTPAQSVHLVKNLEDNTISPWYRLNDDAVIPVSNYTFGSSKFVRFK; encoded by the coding sequence ATGAAAAAATTTCTGCTCGTAGTCTTAATTTTAGCATCTTTTCTAATGCTGGCTTACCAGTTTCAACCTGTTAAAAAAGCGGTTCAAACAGTCGCTGCTGTTGTGGAAACGCCAAGTCTTGTTAACAAAGATAGTTTAACGATTAGCACGAGGGTCAATGTTCCTTATGGTTACAATCGTGTGGATTATGCTAAAGGAAGTTTTGAGGAGTATCTCAGAAATTATAAATTAAAACCCTTTGGAAGTAAAATTATCAATTATGATAATACCAACTATTTCTGGCAAGGTGGACACATTGGTATTTTGGAAATTCCGGTGCCAAAAAACGGTTTACAACAATGTGCGGATGCCTTAATAAGAATTAGAAGCGAATACCTCTGGGATCATAACCGAAAGGATGAAATAGGATTTGAATTTACTTCAGGCCATTATTGTTCGTGGTCTAAATATGCTGAGGGTTATCGTCCAAAAATTAACGGCAATAAAGTAACGTTTCATAAGTCGGCAACCGCAAATCATTCCAAAGACAATTTTTATAACTATTTGAATTTAATCTACATGTATTCTGGTACATTATCGCTTTATAATGAATTAGAGTCAATTGCAGCTAAAGATTTACAACTAGGCGATATGCTCATTAAAGGTGGTTCGCCAGGTCATATTGTTATGCTTTGTGATGAGGTTGTAAACGAAAATGGCGACAAGCTATTTCTGTTGTTTCAAGGTAATACGCCAGCACAAAGCGTGCATTTGGTCAAGAATCTTGAAGATAATACTATTTCGCCATGGTATCGATTGAATGATGATGCCGTTATTCCAGTTTCAAATTACACATTTGGTAGTTCCAAGTTTGTGCGTTTTAAATAA
- the map gene encoding type I methionyl aminopeptidase: MIIVKTAEEIELMRKSALIVSKTLGMLAKETKEGVTTNHLDTIAEEFIRDHGALPGFKGLYDCPSTLLCSVNEAVVHGLPTDVPLKDGDIVSVDCGALMNGFYGDHAYTFEIGNVAEETKKLIQVTKESLYVGIEQLKLGNRVGDVGFAIQNYCEAEGYGVVRELVGHGLGRKMHEDPEMPNYGRRGRGKKIIEGMVVAIEPMINLGTHKVKQLKDGWTIVTQDGKPSVHFEHDVAIVDGKPEILSTFAYVHEALGIESDEEDAFRKELLGL; the protein is encoded by the coding sequence ATGATTATTGTAAAAACGGCAGAAGAAATTGAATTAATGCGCAAAAGTGCACTCATTGTATCAAAAACTTTGGGAATGTTGGCTAAAGAAACAAAAGAAGGTGTCACAACGAACCATTTAGATACAATAGCAGAAGAATTCATAAGAGATCATGGTGCTTTACCAGGTTTTAAAGGGCTTTACGATTGTCCTTCCACATTATTATGTAGTGTAAATGAAGCTGTGGTACATGGTTTACCGACTGATGTACCATTAAAAGATGGCGACATTGTTTCTGTGGACTGTGGGGCATTAATGAATGGTTTTTATGGTGATCACGCCTATACTTTTGAGATTGGTAACGTAGCAGAAGAAACTAAAAAACTCATACAGGTCACAAAAGAATCGCTTTATGTAGGTATAGAACAACTAAAACTTGGCAACCGAGTTGGAGATGTTGGTTTCGCCATACAAAACTATTGTGAAGCTGAAGGTTATGGTGTTGTAAGAGAGTTGGTCGGTCATGGTTTGGGTAGAAAAATGCACGAAGATCCAGAAATGCCAAATTATGGAAGACGAGGCAGAGGTAAAAAAATTATAGAAGGAATGGTGGTTGCTATTGAACCCATGATAAATTTAGGCACTCATAAAGTGAAACAACTTAAAGATGGTTGGACCATTGTGACGCAAGACGGCAAACCGAGTGTACATTTTGAGCATGATGTTGCTATTGTAGATGGAAAGCCTGAGATACTCTCAACATTTGCATATGTTCATGAAGCTTTAGGCATCGAGTCGGATGAAGAGGATGCTTTTCGGAAGGAATTATTGGGATTGTAA
- a CDS encoding tetratricopeptide repeat-containing sensor histidine kinase produces MIKNTPSIIALLIIVLLGNQQRTTAQNTNNNSIDSLTVALELEEDSEKRLEILDNLVAIAFQTDLNLAKTYAKKGVTLAEKSNNDSWKPRFHEMQGRMHANLLELDSASINFNKAIEGYTAVDDKKGQATTYFKIGWVHKREGDIEAALKVDLKALKLMEAIDDKLGIAGAYNRISEDLTRQGRYNEAFDYALKTIDLCKENNLQTELAYAYTSAGDTQIAIGNYEKSLTYYDQALQLAKSLDFSIYDLLNFSNNRANALKRKGDYKAAKTVYEQTLRQAKQVNYDNAVYVITGNLGEINLLLGNYKDALKFQLQTVATQEEKGDVSNLTEGYHHLSTIYEKLKDYPKALEFQKKALKMRDSTSKIESDRTMSQLMTQFETEKKDQTIEAQHTQIAQQRKTQLLYLAIAGILALSLLGMFLSIKSIRKKRRALQVLNAELDTKNKQNELLLKEIHHRVKNNLEMVKSLIALQSAQIEDSATKDAMIASQNRVQSMGIIHQKLYQGTNLGAIEMKDYFINLSDGILDAFDAEDKIKIECAMDELELDVDTAVPIGLIVNELLTNALKYAFPKTNTGTISIQLTKKTHDTLQLEVADNGVGKVIGLAPEGTGFGSQLVQLLTQQLNGTMQENNKEGTTVSFEFKHKNVA; encoded by the coding sequence ATGATTAAAAACACGCCTTCAATTATTGCGCTATTGATAATTGTTTTACTTGGGAACCAACAAAGAACCACTGCACAAAACACAAACAACAATAGTATAGATAGCCTAACCGTAGCTCTTGAGCTTGAAGAAGATTCGGAAAAAAGGTTGGAAATTCTAGATAATCTTGTTGCCATTGCCTTTCAAACAGATTTGAATTTAGCCAAAACTTATGCAAAAAAAGGCGTAACGTTAGCCGAAAAAAGCAACAATGACAGTTGGAAACCTAGATTTCATGAAATGCAAGGTCGCATGCATGCCAACCTCTTAGAACTAGATTCGGCTTCCATAAATTTTAATAAAGCTATTGAAGGCTATACAGCCGTTGATGATAAAAAAGGACAAGCCACCACCTATTTTAAAATTGGCTGGGTTCATAAACGTGAAGGCGATATTGAAGCAGCATTAAAAGTAGATCTAAAGGCACTTAAACTCATGGAAGCCATTGATGACAAGTTAGGCATTGCTGGTGCCTACAATCGAATTTCGGAAGATCTAACTAGACAAGGCAGATATAATGAAGCCTTTGACTATGCCCTAAAAACGATAGACTTGTGCAAAGAGAACAACCTACAGACAGAATTGGCTTATGCCTATACCTCTGCAGGTGACACGCAAATTGCCATAGGTAATTACGAAAAATCCTTAACCTATTATGACCAAGCGCTGCAATTAGCCAAGTCCCTCGATTTTTCGATTTATGACCTTTTAAATTTTTCTAACAATCGTGCTAATGCCCTAAAACGGAAAGGCGATTATAAAGCAGCAAAAACAGTTTATGAACAAACATTGCGACAAGCAAAACAGGTCAATTATGATAATGCGGTGTATGTTATTACTGGAAATCTGGGCGAAATAAATCTGCTTTTAGGCAATTATAAAGACGCTTTAAAGTTCCAGCTGCAAACGGTTGCTACTCAAGAAGAGAAGGGTGATGTTTCAAATCTTACCGAAGGCTATCACCATTTAAGTACCATTTATGAAAAGTTGAAAGATTATCCCAAGGCTCTGGAATTTCAAAAAAAAGCTTTAAAAATGAGGGATAGTACGTCGAAAATTGAAAGCGACAGAACCATGTCTCAATTAATGACGCAGTTTGAAACCGAAAAGAAAGACCAAACGATTGAAGCACAACACACTCAAATTGCCCAACAGCGAAAAACGCAACTACTGTACCTTGCCATTGCCGGTATTTTGGCTTTGAGTTTATTGGGTATGTTTTTAAGTATAAAAAGTATCCGCAAAAAACGTCGTGCATTACAAGTTTTAAATGCCGAACTGGACACTAAAAATAAGCAGAACGAATTGTTACTTAAGGAAATTCACCATCGCGTAAAAAACAACCTTGAAATGGTAAAGAGCCTCATTGCATTGCAATCAGCGCAAATAGAGGATTCCGCTACAAAGGATGCTATGATTGCGAGTCAAAACCGTGTGCAATCCATGGGCATTATCCATCAAAAACTCTACCAAGGCACTAATTTGGGCGCTATAGAAATGAAGGACTACTTCATTAATTTGAGCGATGGCATCCTTGATGCCTTTGATGCGGAGGACAAGATTAAAATTGAATGTGCCATGGACGAACTGGAGTTGGATGTGGATACAGCCGTTCCCATTGGTTTAATTGTGAATGAACTATTGACCAATGCCTTAAAATATGCATTTCCAAAAACCAATACTGGAACAATATCCATTCAATTAACTAAAAAAACCCATGACACTTTGCAATTGGAAGTTGCTGACAATGGCGTAGGAAAAGTGATAGGCCTAGCACCAGAAGGCACTGGTTTTGGCTCGCAACTCGTTCAATTGTTAACCCAGCAACTTAATGGGACCATGCAAGAAAACAATAAAGAAGGTACTACCGTTTCATTTGAATTCAAACATAAAAACGTAGCGTAA